A genomic region of Ewingella sp. CoE-038-23 contains the following coding sequences:
- a CDS encoding IS5-like element ISKpn26 family transposase, translated as MSHQLTFADSEFSTKRRQTRKEIFLSRMEQILPWQNMTAVIEPFYPKAGNGRRPYPLETMLRIHCMQHWYNLSDGAMEDALYEIASMRLFARLSLDSALPDRTTIMNFRHLLEQHQLARQLFKTINRWLAEAGVMMTQGTLVDATIIEAPSSTKNKEQQRDPEMHQTKKGNQWHFGMKAHIGVDAKSGLTHSLVTTAANEHDLNQLGNLLHGEEQFVSADAGYQGAPQREELAEVDVDWLIAERPGRVKTLKQHPRKNKTAINIEYMKASIRARVEHPFRIIKRQFGFVKARYKGLLKNDNQLAMLFTLANLFRVDQMIRQWERSQ; from the coding sequence ATGAGCCATCAACTCACCTTCGCCGATAGTGAATTCAGCACTAAGCGCCGTCAGACCCGAAAAGAGATTTTCCTCTCCCGCATGGAGCAGATTCTGCCATGGCAGAATATGACCGCTGTCATCGAGCCGTTTTATCCCAAGGCGGGCAATGGCCGACGGCCCTATCCGCTGGAGACCATGCTGCGTATTCACTGCATGCAGCATTGGTACAACCTGAGCGACGGTGCCATGGAAGATGCCCTGTACGAAATCGCCTCCATGCGCCTGTTTGCCCGATTATCCCTGGATAGCGCCCTGCCGGATCGCACCACCATCATGAATTTCCGCCACCTGCTCGAGCAGCATCAACTGGCCCGTCAATTGTTCAAGACCATCAATCGCTGGCTGGCCGAAGCAGGCGTCATGATGACCCAAGGCACTTTGGTGGATGCCACCATCATTGAGGCACCCAGCTCTACCAAGAACAAAGAGCAGCAACGCGATCCGGAGATGCATCAGACCAAGAAAGGCAATCAGTGGCACTTTGGCATGAAGGCCCACATTGGTGTCGATGCCAAGAGTGGCCTGACCCACAGCCTGGTCACCACCGCGGCCAACGAGCATGACCTCAATCAGCTGGGTAATCTGCTTCATGGAGAGGAGCAATTTGTCTCAGCCGATGCCGGCTACCAAGGAGCGCCACAGCGCGAGGAGCTGGCCGAGGTGGATGTGGACTGGCTGATCGCCGAGCGTCCCGGCAGGGTAAAAACCTTGAAGCAGCATCCGCGCAAGAACAAAACGGCCATCAACATCGAATACATGAAAGCCAGCATCCGTGCCAGGGTGGAGCACCCGTTTCGCATCATCAAGCGGCAGTTCGGCTTCGTGAAAGCCAGATACAAGGGGCTGCTGAAAAACGATAACCAACTGGCGATGTTATTCACCCTGGCCAACCTGTTTCGGGTGGACCAAATGATACGTCAGTGGGAGAGATCTCAGTAA
- a CDS encoding IS1 family transposase (programmed frameshift) has protein sequence MASVSISCPSCSATDGVVRNGKSTAGHQRYLCSHCRKTWQLQFTYTASQPGTHQKIIDMAMNGVGCRATARIMGVGLNTILRHFKKLRPQSVTSRIQPGSDVIVCAEMDEQWGYVGAKSRQRWLFYAYDRIRRTIVAHVFGERTLATLERLLSLLSAFEVVVWMTDGWPLYESRLKGKLHVISKRYTQRIERHNLNLRQHLARLGRKSLSFSKSVELHDKVIGHYLNIKHYQ, from the exons GTGGCTTCTGTTTCTATCAGCTGTCCCTCCTGTTCAGCTACTGACGGGGTGGTGCGTAACGGCAAAAGCACTGCCGGACATCAGCGCTATCTCTGCTCTCACTGCCGTAAAACATGGCAACTGCAGTTCACTTACACCGCTTCTCAACCCGGTACGCACCAGAAAATCATTGATATGGCCATGAATGGTGTTGGATGCCGGGCAACCGCCCGCATTATGGGCGTTGGCCTCAACACGATTTTACGTCACT TTAAAAAACTCAGGCCGCAGTCGGTAACCTCGCGCATACAGCCGGGCAGTGATGTGATTGTCTGCGCTGAAATGGACGAACAGTGGGGCTACGTCGGTGCTAAATCACGTCAGCGCTGGCTGTTTTACGCGTATGACAGGATACGGAGGACGATTGTGGCGCACGTCTTCGGTGAACGCACTCTGGCCACACTGGAGCGACTTCTGAGCCTGCTGTCGGCCTTTGAGGTCGTGGTATGGATGACGGATGGCTGGCCGCTGTATGAATCCCGCCTGAAGGGAAAGCTGCACGTTATCAGCAAGCGTTACACTCAGCGCATTGAGCGACATAACCTGAATCTGAGACAACATCTGGCAAGGCTGGGACGGAAGTCACTGTCGTTCTCAAAATCGGTGGAGCTGCATGACAAGGTCATCGGGCATTATCTGAACATAAAACACTATCAGTAA
- the dgoD gene encoding galactonate dehydratase: MKITKLTTYRLAPRWMFLKVDTDEGISGWGEPVIEGRARSVEAAVHELGEYLIGQDPARINDIWQTLYRGGFYRGGPILMSAISGIDQALWDIKGKALGVPVYQLLGGLVRDKIKAYSWVGGDRPAEVIEGIRKLQGIGFDTFKLNGCEEMGLIDSSRKIDATVAVVAQIREAFGNSIEFGLDFHGRVNAPMAKVLIKELEPYRPLFIEEPVLAEQAEYYPRLAAQTHIPIAAGERMYSRFEFKRVLEQGGLAILQPDLSHAGGITECYKIAAMAEAYDVTLAPHCPLGPIALAACLHVDFVSRNAVFQEQSMGIHYNQGAELLDYVLNKEDFSMEGAFFLPPTKPGLGVVINEELVIERSKQAPDWRNPVWRYEDGSVAEW, from the coding sequence ATGAAAATTACCAAACTGACCACTTACCGTCTGGCGCCGCGCTGGATGTTTTTGAAAGTCGACACCGACGAAGGCATCAGCGGCTGGGGCGAGCCGGTGATTGAGGGCCGCGCCCGCAGCGTGGAAGCAGCGGTGCATGAGTTGGGTGAATACCTGATTGGGCAAGACCCGGCGCGCATCAACGATATCTGGCAAACCCTGTATCGTGGCGGTTTTTATCGCGGTGGCCCTATTCTGATGAGTGCCATTTCCGGCATCGATCAGGCGTTGTGGGACATCAAAGGCAAGGCGCTCGGCGTGCCGGTCTATCAACTGCTTGGTGGTTTAGTGCGAGATAAAATCAAAGCCTACAGTTGGGTGGGCGGCGACCGTCCGGCGGAAGTGATTGAAGGCATTCGCAAATTACAGGGCATTGGCTTCGATACGTTCAAGCTAAATGGCTGCGAAGAGATGGGACTTATCGACAGTTCGCGCAAAATCGATGCCACCGTCGCCGTGGTGGCGCAAATCCGCGAAGCCTTCGGCAACAGCATTGAGTTTGGTCTGGATTTCCATGGCCGGGTGAATGCGCCAATGGCAAAAGTGCTGATCAAAGAGCTGGAGCCATATCGCCCGCTGTTTATTGAAGAGCCGGTACTGGCCGAGCAGGCGGAATATTACCCACGGCTGGCCGCGCAGACCCATATCCCGATTGCCGCCGGTGAGCGCATGTATTCACGCTTCGAGTTTAAACGCGTGCTGGAGCAGGGCGGATTGGCAATTCTTCAGCCCGATCTCTCCCACGCCGGGGGCATCACCGAGTGCTACAAAATCGCCGCGATGGCCGAGGCCTATGACGTCACCCTCGCGCCACACTGCCCGCTGGGGCCTATCGCGCTGGCGGCCTGCCTGCACGTCGACTTTGTTTCCCGCAACGCGGTGTTTCAGGAGCAAAGCATGGGGATCCACTACAATCAGGGCGCGGAATTGCTCGATTACGTGCTGAATAAAGAGGATTTCTCCATGGAAGGGGCGTTCTTCCTGCCGCCGACCAAGCCGGGTCTGGGCGTGGTGATCAATGAAGAGTTGGTGATTGAGCGCAGCAAGCAGGCTCCGGACTGGCGCAATCCGGTGTGGCGGTATGAGGATGGCTCGGTCGCCGAGTGGTAA
- a CDS encoding 2-dehydro-3-deoxy-6-phosphogalactonate aldolase, whose translation MSWKTEVFDGELLPLIAILRGITPSEAEQHVEVLIEAGFNAIEIPLNSPDWQSSIKAVSAKYGARALIGGGTVLTPQNVDQLAELGGKLVVTPNTSAPVIRRAVELGMVVCAGCATASEAFTALEAGAQGLKIFPSSAFGPEYIKALKAVLPPAIPVFAVGGVTPENLHLFMAAGCVGAGLGSDLYRAGQPVSRTQQQARAFIDAYRGALQ comes from the coding sequence ATGAGTTGGAAAACTGAGGTATTCGACGGCGAACTGCTGCCACTGATCGCCATCCTGCGCGGCATTACTCCTTCCGAGGCTGAGCAGCACGTCGAGGTGCTGATTGAGGCGGGTTTCAACGCCATCGAAATTCCGCTGAATTCACCCGACTGGCAGAGCAGCATCAAGGCTGTCAGCGCCAAGTATGGAGCGCGCGCGCTGATTGGCGGCGGCACCGTACTGACGCCGCAGAACGTCGACCAACTGGCCGAATTGGGCGGCAAACTGGTGGTGACGCCAAACACCTCCGCGCCTGTGATCCGCCGCGCCGTCGAGCTGGGCATGGTGGTCTGCGCCGGTTGTGCCACGGCCAGCGAAGCCTTTACCGCGCTGGAAGCTGGAGCACAGGGGCTGAAAATTTTCCCCTCTTCGGCCTTCGGCCCTGAATACATCAAAGCCCTGAAAGCGGTGTTACCGCCGGCGATCCCGGTGTTCGCCGTCGGTGGCGTCACGCCGGAAAACCTGCATCTGTTTATGGCGGCAGGCTGCGTCGGCGCTGGCCTGGGCAGCGATTTATACCGCGCCGGGCAGCCGGTTTCGCGCACGCAACAACAGGCCCGCGCCTTTATCGACGCCTATCGGGGGGCACTGCAATGA
- a CDS encoding 2-dehydro-3-deoxygalactonokinase, with the protein MNHSYIAVDWGSTNLRAWLYRDGKCVDSQQSTAGVTRLEGRTPAQVFQQLIAPWQQQGLPVLMAGMVGSDAGWVPAPYLRCPISLSEIPHRLTPVEQATSANVRIIPGICIESEDNLNVMRGEETQLVGAYATRPAEFYLLPGTHSKWVRLEGDSVVDFSTVMTGELHHLLLTHSLIGSGLPEQTADSAAFAKGMEQGFYDSSLMRRLFEVRAARVLGKLAKTSVSDWLSGLLIGHEVAQMQQHYSLSREHGPLVLVGSPALTQRYLPALKMAGIQALVIEGDTAFQAGIRSIVNELEN; encoded by the coding sequence ATGAACCACAGCTATATCGCCGTTGACTGGGGCTCCACCAACCTGCGCGCTTGGCTTTACCGCGACGGCAAATGCGTCGACAGCCAGCAGTCGACCGCCGGGGTTACGCGCCTTGAAGGACGAACGCCGGCGCAGGTTTTCCAGCAACTTATTGCTCCGTGGCAACAGCAAGGTTTGCCGGTCTTGATGGCGGGAATGGTCGGCAGCGACGCGGGCTGGGTGCCAGCGCCCTATCTGCGTTGCCCGATCAGCCTTTCTGAAATCCCTCATCGGCTGACGCCTGTCGAGCAGGCTACGTCGGCCAATGTGCGCATTATTCCGGGTATTTGTATCGAAAGTGAAGACAACCTCAACGTGATGCGCGGCGAGGAAACCCAGCTGGTGGGAGCTTATGCCACGCGGCCCGCCGAGTTTTACCTGCTGCCCGGCACTCACAGTAAATGGGTGCGCCTTGAGGGCGACAGCGTAGTGGATTTCTCTACCGTGATGACCGGCGAGTTGCACCACTTGCTGCTGACCCATTCGCTGATTGGTAGCGGCCTACCGGAGCAAACCGCCGACAGCGCGGCTTTCGCCAAAGGCATGGAGCAGGGCTTCTACGACAGCAGCCTGATGCGCCGACTGTTTGAAGTCAGGGCCGCGCGAGTGCTGGGAAAACTGGCGAAAACCTCAGTCAGCGACTGGCTCTCCGGCCTATTAATCGGCCACGAAGTGGCACAAATGCAACAACACTACTCGCTCAGCCGAGAGCACGGCCCGCTGGTGCTGGTGGGCAGCCCGGCGTTGACCCAACGTTATCTCCCCGCGCTGAAAATGGCGGGGATTCAGGCCTTGGTTATCGAGGGCGATACGGCTTTTCAGGCGGGAATAAGGAGCATTGTCAATGAGTTGGAAAACTGA
- a CDS encoding FadR/GntR family transcriptional regulator, with protein sequence MDVVVNEDSLLSKTDRIILALGEQIVAGKYPPGAALAPESELCEEFQTSRNVIREVMRSLTGKRLIDIKRYRGAFVTPRDQWNFLDTDVLQWSLAQGDKPELIAAMSEIRNLVEPAIARWAAARATAADLMRIEAALNDMVAFAQERQAFNEADVRFHEAVLAAVHNPIMQQLSVVISSLQRAVFERTYMPDANNMPRTLREHQSLYDAIRLQHPDEAEQAALAMIASTTRRLQEMP encoded by the coding sequence ATGGACGTTGTGGTGAATGAAGACAGCCTGTTGAGCAAAACCGATCGCATTATTTTGGCATTAGGCGAGCAGATTGTGGCGGGCAAATACCCACCGGGCGCCGCGCTGGCGCCTGAATCTGAGCTGTGCGAAGAGTTTCAAACCTCGCGAAACGTTATCCGTGAAGTAATGCGCTCGCTAACCGGCAAACGACTGATAGATATCAAACGCTATCGCGGCGCGTTCGTCACCCCGCGCGACCAATGGAATTTCCTCGATACCGACGTCTTGCAGTGGTCGCTGGCGCAGGGTGATAAACCCGAGCTTATCGCAGCCATGAGTGAAATCCGCAACTTAGTGGAACCGGCAATCGCTCGCTGGGCCGCTGCGCGCGCCACGGCCGCCGATCTGATGCGAATTGAAGCCGCGCTCAACGACATGGTGGCATTTGCTCAGGAGCGTCAGGCGTTTAACGAGGCCGATGTCCGTTTCCACGAAGCCGTGCTGGCGGCGGTGCATAACCCGATTATGCAGCAGCTCAGCGTGGTCATCAGTTCTCTGCAACGCGCCGTTTTCGAAAGAACTTACATGCCCGACGCCAACAACATGCCGCGCACCCTGCGCGAGCATCAGTCTCTGTACGACGCCATTCGCTTACAACATCCAGATGAGGCGGAGCAGGCGGCGTTAGCCATGATTGCCAGCACCACCCGCCGTTTGCAGGAGATGCCATGA